One window from the genome of uncultured Tateyamaria sp. encodes:
- a CDS encoding paraquat-inducible protein A, producing MQLPGDIDTKTLIACPKCDALYRVGTVRKGDQARCTRCHTRLFTRRRDAGLIIISSALASTILVIAALFLPFIEIRRLGFSNAATIVDAALAFYGGPLFALSLAVVALIIALPLARLVLTLYTLTPLVLDRPPWPGARHLFRLSEAMRPWSMAEIFLVGCAVSLIKLTDLARVELGPAFWMFVAVVVLMAVQNMVMCRWSVWKALER from the coding sequence ATGCAGCTGCCCGGCGACATCGACACAAAGACCCTGATCGCCTGCCCGAAATGCGATGCGCTGTATCGGGTTGGCACGGTGCGCAAGGGCGATCAGGCCCGTTGCACCCGGTGTCACACGCGCTTGTTCACCCGGCGGCGCGATGCGGGACTGATCATCATCAGCTCTGCGCTGGCGTCCACCATCCTGGTGATCGCGGCCCTTTTTCTGCCGTTCATCGAAATCCGGCGGCTGGGGTTCAGCAACGCCGCCACCATCGTGGATGCGGCTCTGGCCTTTTACGGCGGTCCGCTGTTTGCCCTGTCGCTTGCGGTTGTTGCCCTGATCATCGCGCTGCCACTCGCCCGGCTCGTTCTGACGCTGTACACGCTGACCCCGCTGGTCCTTGATCGCCCCCCATGGCCCGGGGCCAGACACCTGTTCCGCCTGAGCGAGGCCATGCGCCCCTGGTCCATGGCCGAAATCTTTCTGGTCGGCTGTGCGGTGTCCCTGATCAAGCTGACGGACCTGGCGCGGGTCGAATTGGGCCCCGCGTTCTGGATGTTTGTCGCGGTGGTGGTGCTGATGGCGGTGCAGAACATGGTGATGTGCCGCTGGTCGGTGTGGAAGGCACTGGAACGATGA
- a CDS encoding paraquat-inducible protein A encodes MTVTARDKGLVCCRECARVWPSGQSHCGTCGNTLRSRDDQSLHKVWAWWAAGVIAYIPANIYPMLKTRTLLHTSEDTIIAGALEIAAHGSFGVALIILLASVVIPLGKFFAIAYLALAVRRRARWPARRQYILYEVVEYIGRWSMIDVFVVAILCSLVQLNVAASITPGVAALTFALSVIFTMLSAQSFDPRLIWDRIDTQQKASPV; translated from the coding sequence ATGACCGTAACCGCGCGGGACAAGGGGCTGGTGTGCTGCCGGGAATGCGCGCGGGTCTGGCCCTCGGGCCAGTCCCATTGCGGCACCTGCGGCAACACGCTGCGATCCCGCGATGACCAAAGCCTGCACAAGGTCTGGGCCTGGTGGGCGGCCGGTGTGATCGCCTACATCCCCGCCAACATCTATCCCATGCTGAAAACCCGCACCCTGCTGCACACCTCCGAAGACACGATCATCGCTGGCGCGCTTGAGATTGCGGCACATGGGTCATTTGGCGTGGCCCTGATCATCCTTCTGGCATCGGTCGTGATCCCGCTGGGCAAGTTCTTTGCCATCGCGTATCTCGCGCTTGCGGTGCGGCGCCGGGCGCGCTGGCCCGCGCGGCGCCAATACATCCTCTACGAGGTTGTCGAATATATCGGGCGCTGGTCCATGATTGACGTGTTTGTGGTGGCGATCCTGTGTTCGTTGGTGCAATTGAACGTCGCGGCGTCGATCACGCCGGGTGTGGCGGCGCTGACTTTTGCGTTGTCGGTTATTTTTACGATGCTGTCGGCCCAAAGCTTTGATCCCCGTCTGATCTGGGACCGCATCGACACGCAACAGAAGGCAAGTCCGGTTTGA